One Methanocaldococcus villosus KIN24-T80 genomic window carries:
- the rnp3 gene encoding ribonuclease P protein component 3 — MRIDLNRIDSEEGIKLLKELKWQGFVYYQYNNFDKEKFLEVKEIAERYNLKVYSGIKLRDNNIKSLKNSIKKYRRKCHIILIEGGDIKINRFSCEQHNVDILSTPELNRKDSGMDHVLMRLASEHRVAIEINFRELLLKDGYERARLMLFFRRNLMLAKKYKTPVVVSTDATNIYEIKSPYDIRAFLNTLVEPEFAKKIMETLYKICEYRDYLMRDNVIRYGLEIIK, encoded by the coding sequence ATGAGGATTGATTTAAATAGAATTGATAGTGAAGAGGGTATTAAGTTATTAAAGGAACTGAAGTGGCAAGGATTTGTGTATTATCAATATAACAATTTTGATAAAGAAAAATTTTTAGAAGTAAAAGAGATAGCTGAAAGATACAATTTAAAAGTTTATAGTGGAATAAAATTAAGAGATAATAATATAAAGAGTTTAAAAAATAGTATAAAGAAATACAGGAGAAAATGTCATATAATCTTAATAGAAGGTGGGGATATAAAAATAAATAGATTTAGCTGTGAACAACATAATGTTGATATCCTCTCAACACCTGAACTCAATAGAAAGGATTCTGGAATGGATCATGTACTGATGAGGTTAGCATCAGAACATAGAGTTGCTATTGAGATAAACTTTAGAGAACTACTTTTAAAAGATGGTTATGAAAGAGCTAGATTAATGTTATTCTTTAGAAGAAATTTAATGTTAGCCAAAAAATATAAAACACCTGTTGTAGTTTCAACAGATGCTACAAATATTTATGAAATAAAAAGTCCATATGATATTAGAGCTTTTTTAAATACTTTGGTAGAACCAGAATTTGCTAAAAAGATTATGGAAACACTTTATAAAATTTGTGAATACAGAGATTATTTGATGAGAGATAATGTTATAAGGTATGGCTTAGAGATTATAAAATAA
- a CDS encoding TIGR00295 family protein, translating into MDALELLKKLCPKNVVEHCIAVSKYAYEIALQIKNNDYNVDLNLVKIGGLLHDIGRSKTHGIDHGVVGANILRSYGFDERIALIAERHIGAGITKEEAIALGLPAKDYVPISLEEKIVAHADNLIFETERVEIDRVVEKFRNKLGKDHPSVKRIIFLDMEINRLLRE; encoded by the coding sequence ATGGATGCTTTGGAACTCCTAAAAAAACTATGTCCAAAAAATGTTGTAGAGCATTGCATAGCAGTTTCAAAGTATGCTTATGAGATAGCATTACAAATAAAAAATAATGATTATAATGTGGATTTAAATTTAGTAAAAATTGGTGGATTGTTACATGATATAGGTAGATCTAAAACACATGGTATTGATCATGGAGTAGTGGGAGCAAATATTTTAAGATCTTATGGTTTTGATGAAAGAATAGCTTTAATAGCTGAAAGACATATTGGGGCAGGGATAACAAAGGAAGAGGCAATAGCTTTAGGATTACCTGCTAAAGATTATGTACCTATATCTTTAGAAGAGAAAATAGTAGCTCATGCAGATAATTTAATCTTTGAAACAGAGAGAGTTGAAATAGATAGGGTTGTAGAGAAATTTAGAAATAAGCTTGGAAAAGATCATCCATCTGTTAAAAGAATTATCTTTTTGGATATGGAGATAAATAGACTTTTAAGAGAATAA
- the tfe gene encoding transcription factor E: MKIRKMLNDPLVQEVLFNIFEGDEKGFELIEVLLKKGETTEEELAKELGIKLNYVRKLLYKLYDARLVDYKKWKNEDSNWFYYTWRPTFEKIPYVVKKRVKELITDLENKLKYEKNNMFFYCPKCNIRFTFEEATDLNFLCPGCGNMLEEFDNSKIIKDLEEQIKFLEHELKHNPILNQ, from the coding sequence ATGAAGATACGTAAAATGTTGAACGATCCATTAGTTCAAGAGGTGTTATTTAACATATTTGAAGGAGATGAAAAAGGTTTTGAACTTATAGAGGTGCTATTAAAAAAGGGAGAGACTACTGAAGAAGAGTTAGCTAAAGAGCTAGGGATTAAGTTAAATTATGTTAGAAAGTTGTTGTATAAGTTATATGATGCTAGATTAGTTGACTATAAAAAATGGAAAAATGAAGATTCAAATTGGTTTTATTATACATGGCGCCCAACATTTGAAAAAATTCCATATGTTGTAAAAAAGAGAGTTAAAGAACTTATTACTGACTTAGAAAATAAATTAAAATATGAAAAAAATAATATGTTTTTCTACTGTCCAAAATGCAATATAAGATTTACATTTGAAGAAGCTACAGATTTGAACTTCTTATGTCCTGGTTGTGGAAATATGTTAGAGGAATTTGACAATAGTAAAATAATAAAAGATCTTGAAGAACAGATAAAATTTTTAGAACATGAACTCAAACATAATCCTATATTAAATCAGTGA
- a CDS encoding 2-phosphosulfolactate phosphatase, giving the protein MFDHIYNGFLNQKIKDKVIVVDVLRASTTITTLLSIVDEVYITDSIERREKGIYIGERGGVKVKGFDFNNSPIEILKNRDIIEERYNNGEKIYLSTTNGTRVLRSLKAKEIFIGAIVNAKAVSEVGDATLIPCHRMGEFAIEDIVGCAYIAKYWGNDFGLANPELVINSEAAKHLKAIGYEGDVYFSIMENTYDIVGYYIKEDGKVVRYED; this is encoded by the coding sequence ATGTTTGATCATATATATAATGGATTTTTAAACCAAAAAATAAAAGATAAAGTTATAGTTGTAGATGTGTTAAGAGCTTCTACAACAATAACCACACTTTTAAGCATAGTGGATGAGGTTTATATAACTGACTCTATAGAGAGGAGGGAGAAAGGAATATATATAGGCGAGAGAGGAGGGGTAAAAGTAAAAGGATTTGACTTTAATAACTCACCTATTGAGATATTAAAAAATAGAGATATTATAGAAGAGAGATATAACAATGGAGAAAAAATTTATTTATCCACAACAAATGGAACTAGAGTTTTAAGAAGTTTAAAAGCTAAAGAAATTTTTATTGGGGCTATAGTTAATGCTAAGGCTGTTTCTGAAGTAGGAGATGCTACTTTAATACCTTGCCATAGAATGGGAGAATTTGCTATTGAGGATATAGTGGGATGTGCTTATATAGCTAAATATTGGGGTAATGATTTTGGATTAGCTAACCCTGAACTTGTAATAAATTCTGAAGCTGCTAAGCATTTAAAGGCTATTGGTTATGAAGGAGATGTGTATTTTTCAATAATGGAAAATACTTATGATATTGTAGGTTATTACATAAAAGAGGATGGAAAGGTTGTAAGATATGAGGATTGA
- a CDS encoding ATP-binding protein, whose translation MNLEKFKDLLIAYLRNFHQDDIIMEKDRVNIDLKKLYYFGLMEFVEFTVNHPYEAINIIKECYKEIYFTLKGEELEDIIIELNNIPEVFKRNYTIEKIKSKDIGKLVEFEGIIVMASKIKPMLKKGFYICPKCGRKSVKEIDFLKDCEEVICKCGEVMELIDDRSTYVDFQEIKVQQPLDLMSNPEEPPKYITVFLENSPGIYAGRVKVLGVPIKVRKSKKLPIYDLYVKAISCNVLDEGAKISISEEDIKNIKKLSKRKDIVDILSDRLIPEIKGYSTIKKAVFLQQIKGVKKPNKRADIHILLITDPGIGKTVILRNIAEIPGNVYGSVTTATGVGLTAAVVKEKTEIGEDNWVIKPGLLVKANKGTACIDELTVNKEILSYVLEAMESQTIHVSKGGINAKLPAECAVLAACNPRWGRFDPEKSIAEQINIPAPLLSRFDLIFPIRDVSDNKKDEEIANYIIDLHRAYLNKDINRKIGLDYIEIDGVKVDREFIIKYIHYVRKHKPIIGERAKKMLINYYVEMRKKHQITARQLEAAIRIAEAHAKAKLKEEVDEEDAKVAIEIITECLKEIAYDPETGMLDVDKIIGVAKKERDKLMMVYEIIKELSDDDKLVDYDFILEEAKKRGINEEELENIIKKLIKYGDIDEPKPGRFRVL comes from the coding sequence ATGAACTTGGAAAAATTTAAAGATCTTTTAATTGCATATTTAAGAAATTTTCATCAAGATGATATAATAATGGAAAAAGATAGAGTAAATATTGATTTAAAAAAGCTTTATTATTTTGGATTAATGGAATTTGTAGAATTTACTGTAAATCACCCTTATGAGGCTATAAATATTATAAAAGAATGTTACAAAGAAATTTATTTCACTTTAAAAGGGGAGGAATTAGAAGATATAATAATAGAGCTAAACAATATTCCTGAAGTGTTTAAAAGAAATTATACAATAGAAAAAATAAAAAGTAAGGATATTGGGAAACTTGTAGAATTTGAGGGTATTATTGTTATGGCTTCTAAGATAAAACCTATGTTAAAAAAAGGCTTTTACATATGCCCCAAATGCGGGAGAAAGAGTGTTAAAGAGATAGATTTTTTGAAAGACTGTGAGGAAGTTATATGTAAATGTGGGGAAGTTATGGAGCTTATTGATGATAGATCAACATATGTAGATTTTCAGGAAATAAAGGTTCAGCAGCCCTTAGATTTGATGAGTAACCCTGAAGAACCACCAAAATATATAACAGTATTCCTAGAAAACTCTCCAGGAATTTATGCAGGAAGGGTAAAAGTACTTGGTGTACCTATAAAAGTAAGAAAAAGTAAAAAATTACCAATTTATGATTTATATGTTAAAGCTATAAGTTGTAATGTATTAGATGAGGGAGCTAAGATATCTATATCAGAAGAAGATATTAAAAATATAAAAAAACTATCTAAAAGGAAAGATATAGTAGATATTCTTTCAGATAGATTAATTCCTGAGATTAAAGGGTATTCAACAATAAAAAAAGCTGTTTTTTTACAACAAATAAAAGGAGTTAAAAAACCAAATAAAAGGGCAGATATCCACATTTTATTAATAACTGATCCTGGGATAGGAAAAACTGTTATTTTAAGAAACATTGCAGAGATTCCAGGAAATGTTTATGGTTCTGTAACAACAGCTACTGGTGTAGGATTAACAGCAGCAGTAGTTAAAGAGAAAACTGAGATTGGAGAAGACAATTGGGTAATTAAACCAGGTTTATTAGTTAAAGCCAATAAAGGAACAGCCTGTATAGATGAGCTAACAGTGAATAAAGAGATATTAAGTTATGTCCTTGAAGCTATGGAAAGTCAAACTATTCATGTTAGTAAAGGAGGAATTAATGCAAAACTTCCTGCTGAATGTGCCGTATTAGCTGCCTGTAACCCAAGATGGGGAAGGTTTGATCCAGAGAAATCTATAGCTGAGCAAATAAATATTCCTGCTCCATTATTAAGCAGGTTTGATCTTATATTTCCTATAAGGGATGTGTCTGATAATAAGAAAGATGAAGAAATAGCCAATTATATTATAGATCTACATAGAGCTTATTTGAATAAGGATATTAATAGAAAAATAGGGTTAGATTATATAGAGATAGATGGGGTTAAAGTAGATAGGGAATTTATTATTAAATATATACACTATGTAAGAAAACATAAGCCAATAATTGGGGAGAGAGCTAAGAAGATGTTAATAAACTATTATGTAGAAATGAGAAAAAAACATCAAATTACTGCAAGACAGTTAGAAGCTGCTATAAGAATAGCTGAAGCTCATGCAAAAGCTAAATTAAAAGAAGAGGTAGATGAAGAAGATGCTAAAGTGGCCATAGAAATAATAACTGAATGTTTAAAAGAGATAGCCTATGATCCTGAAACTGGAATGTTAGATGTAGATAAAATAATAGGTGTAGCTAAAAAAGAAAGAGATAAATTAATGATGGTTTATGAAATAATTAAAGAACTTTCTGATGATGATAAGTTAGTTGATTATGATTTTATATTAGAAGAGGCTAAAAAAAGAGGAATTAATGAAGAGGAATTGGAAAATATTATTAAAAAACTTATAAAGTATGGAGATATTGATGAGCCAAAGCCTGGGAGATTTAGGGTGTTATAA
- a CDS encoding IGHMBP2 family helicase, with protein MNLIDHYVRKYLNLIELERKYEMEFHKEEIKRLGRKREEVGRAILNLKGTFLGEALGCTLVRFGRKKEFKTEISPGDVVLVSKDDPLKSDLYANVIYVGKNFIDVAFDIDVPKWVFKERVRIDLFINDITFKRMKEALLKIAKEKPKLLYIILGIEKPEKPFREDINIEFYDKSLNESQRYAVKMAVLNKDLYLIHGPPGTGKTRTLTEVIVQEVRFNKHKVLATADSNIAADNILEYLLKKYPDLNVVRVGHPTRINKELIEHSLPYLIETHEKYQEIKRIKEKIKKLKEERDKFLKPSPKWRRGLSDDKIVKIAKKNKDYRGIPKQKIKSMAEWIVRNRVIKRFVDKLDKIEKDIVDDILKKADVVVATNSMAGSEILKDYYFDVAVIDEASQAMEPSCLIPITKANKLIMAGDHKQLPPTVLSDNEELKKTLFEKLINKYPEFSTILEIQYRMNEKIMEFPNRMFYNNRLKAHESVKNITLLDLIKDVDEEDRDIINEKPVQFIHVDGEEKRDKESPSYYNIEEANKVLWVVKKLVKYNIPLSVITPYDAQVRYLRRLFEENNLDVEVNTVDGFQGRENEAIVISFVRTRKFGFLKDLRRLNVAITRAKRKLILIGNKNLLKQHPVYNEMLSWAES; from the coding sequence ATGAATTTAATAGACCATTATGTAAGAAAATATTTAAATCTTATTGAGTTAGAAAGAAAGTATGAAATGGAGTTTCATAAAGAAGAAATAAAGAGGTTAGGGAGAAAAAGAGAGGAAGTAGGTAGAGCAATATTGAATCTAAAAGGAACTTTTTTAGGAGAAGCTTTAGGATGTACTCTTGTTAGATTTGGTAGAAAGAAAGAATTTAAAACAGAGATATCACCAGGAGATGTTGTGTTAGTTAGTAAGGATGATCCTTTAAAGAGTGATTTATATGCAAATGTTATCTATGTAGGAAAAAACTTTATTGATGTAGCATTTGACATAGATGTGCCTAAATGGGTTTTTAAGGAAAGAGTAAGGATTGACTTATTTATAAATGACATTACATTTAAAAGAATGAAAGAAGCCTTATTAAAAATAGCTAAAGAAAAACCAAAGTTACTTTATATTATTTTAGGTATTGAAAAACCTGAAAAACCATTTAGAGAGGATATTAATATAGAGTTTTATGATAAATCTTTAAATGAATCTCAGAGGTATGCTGTTAAAATGGCTGTGTTAAATAAAGATCTCTACCTTATCCATGGCCCTCCTGGGACAGGAAAGACTAGAACTTTAACAGAAGTTATAGTTCAAGAGGTTAGATTTAATAAGCATAAGGTATTGGCTACTGCAGATTCAAATATAGCTGCTGATAATATTTTAGAATATCTATTAAAGAAATATCCTGACTTAAATGTTGTTAGGGTAGGACATCCAACAAGGATCAATAAAGAGTTAATAGAGCACTCTTTACCCTACCTAATAGAAACTCATGAAAAATATCAAGAAATTAAAAGAATAAAAGAGAAAATAAAGAAATTAAAAGAAGAAAGAGATAAATTTCTAAAACCATCTCCAAAATGGAGGAGAGGATTATCAGATGATAAAATAGTTAAAATAGCTAAAAAGAATAAAGATTATAGAGGAATTCCTAAACAGAAAATAAAGAGTATGGCTGAATGGATAGTAAGAAATAGGGTTATAAAGAGGTTTGTTGATAAATTAGATAAGATAGAAAAAGATATTGTAGATGATATATTAAAAAAGGCAGATGTTGTTGTGGCTACAAACTCAATGGCAGGTTCTGAAATATTAAAAGACTATTATTTTGATGTAGCTGTAATAGATGAAGCTTCTCAAGCTATGGAACCTTCCTGTTTGATACCAATAACTAAGGCTAACAAGTTAATAATGGCTGGGGATCATAAACAACTACCTCCAACAGTGTTAAGTGATAATGAAGAGTTAAAAAAGACACTATTTGAAAAACTAATAAATAAATATCCAGAGTTCTCAACAATACTTGAGATACAATATAGAATGAATGAAAAGATTATGGAATTTCCAAATAGAATGTTTTATAATAATAGGTTAAAGGCACATGAGAGTGTTAAAAATATCACCCTATTGGATTTGATTAAAGATGTTGATGAGGAAGATAGGGATATTATAAATGAGAAGCCTGTTCAATTTATACATGTTGATGGAGAAGAGAAGAGGGATAAAGAATCACCCTCATATTATAATATAGAAGAAGCTAATAAAGTGCTTTGGGTTGTGAAAAAACTAGTTAAATATAACATTCCTCTGAGTGTAATAACACCATATGACGCTCAAGTTAGATATTTAAGAAGACTATTTGAAGAGAATAATTTAGATGTTGAGGTGAATACTGTAGATGGTTTCCAAGGAAGAGAAAATGAAGCTATAGTTATATCATTTGTAAGGACAAGAAAATTTGGATTTTTAAAAGATTTGAGAAGGCTTAATGTAGCAATAACAAGAGCTAAGAGAAAATTAATTTTAATAGGTAACAAAAACTTATTAAAACAACATCCTGTGTATAATGAAATGTTAAGTTGGGCTGAATCATAA
- a CDS encoding ATP-grasp domain-containing protein: MSQSLGDLGCYKALVLGVNTRAVANSLKSLGFYVYSVSYYAPEDLKADEKFFFVNPYKHGKLKDNYDPKKLLEKAKEIADSVDYIFITSGVFEYIKKAPKWENVVGNEPKKIVKLSNKYKVYKKLENLGYNIPTYKIIYNRHQLEKFREEFKKIVLKPISGCGGLAKNLEFPILAQEFIKSESFSINFIDNTFITFNKQIIINGQYAGNITPYKLSKTYVNELRDIIEVFELEGMNGLDFLINNNLLYIIDLNPRILGTFDTIEISSRKNLVKALLNKEYAKTVKPNRVYEKRIIFANRRLKVRIKNYRCLYDIPKNGAIIEKDEPIFTVISDSNIKNIIRESVKYEDT; the protein is encoded by the coding sequence ATGAGCCAAAGCCTGGGAGATTTAGGGTGTTATAAAGCTTTAGTTTTAGGAGTAAATACAAGAGCTGTAGCAAACTCTCTAAAATCTTTAGGCTTTTATGTGTATTCAGTTTCATATTATGCTCCTGAAGATTTAAAAGCTGATGAAAAATTCTTTTTTGTAAATCCATATAAACATGGGAAGTTGAAAGATAATTATGATCCAAAAAAACTGTTAGAGAAAGCTAAAGAAATTGCTGATAGTGTAGATTATATATTTATTACCTCTGGAGTTTTTGAATATATAAAAAAGGCTCCAAAATGGGAAAATGTTGTAGGTAATGAACCAAAAAAGATTGTAAAATTAAGTAATAAGTATAAAGTTTATAAAAAATTGGAAAATTTAGGGTATAATATACCAACATATAAAATAATTTATAATAGGCATCAGTTAGAGAAATTCAGGGAAGAGTTTAAAAAGATTGTTCTAAAGCCAATATCAGGTTGTGGAGGATTGGCAAAAAATTTGGAGTTCCCTATTTTAGCCCAAGAGTTTATAAAAAGTGAAAGTTTTAGCATAAATTTTATAGACAACACATTTATAACCTTTAACAAACAAATTATTATTAATGGACAATATGCTGGAAACATCACTCCATACAAACTTTCTAAAACTTATGTTAATGAACTTAGAGATATTATTGAAGTTTTTGAACTTGAAGGAATGAATGGTTTAGATTTTTTAATTAATAACAATTTGTTATACATAATAGATCTAAATCCCAGAATTCTTGGAACTTTTGACACAATTGAAATCTCCTCAAGAAAAAATCTTGTTAAAGCTTTATTAAATAAAGAATATGCTAAAACTGTTAAACCAAATAGGGTATATGAAAAAAGAATTATTTTTGCTAATAGGAGATTAAAAGTTAGAATTAAGAATTATAGATGCCTATATGACATTCCAAAAAATGGGGCTATTATAGAGAAAGATGAACCTATCTTTACAGTAATATCAGATAGTAATATAAAAAACATAATTAGGGAGAGTGTAAAGTATGAAGATACGTAA
- a CDS encoding class I SAM-dependent rRNA methyltransferase, with the protein MIKLYVDFGGYSAIEKGNLIINRNNIINKEDFDSAELGEVVDIYSKRGKFLGRGFKNPNEVRIMTLKREELNENYIREKIIKANNYRVYELGYKNSYRMVYTQSDWLNGLVIDRFNDIATLQIFNFGIEKYRDVIAETLSELGIEHIYEKSTGRNRRRAGLKDIEGFLKGKKEETVITEGEAKFKVYVKQQKTGFFLDQRENRLLLERFIKEGYRVLDICCYTGGFSVHAALKGAYVVGVDLSKKALEVAEENMEINNIPKDRYEFIEGNAFKVMEELIEDGEKFDVVILDPPAFAQSKKDLKSALRGYHMLNRFGATLSNRYLITCSCSQPVEPDAFKALVIDACLKAKKWGKIIIQGSQAPDHPITSKGTEYLKCLFLRVDEI; encoded by the coding sequence ATGATAAAGCTATATGTAGATTTTGGTGGATATTCAGCTATAGAGAAGGGTAATCTTATAATTAATAGAAATAATATTATTAACAAAGAGGATTTTGATAGTGCAGAACTTGGAGAAGTTGTAGATATATATTCAAAGAGAGGAAAATTTCTTGGTAGAGGTTTTAAAAATCCAAATGAAGTAAGGATAATGACATTAAAGAGAGAAGAATTAAATGAAAATTATATTAGGGAAAAGATAATTAAAGCTAATAATTATAGAGTTTATGAGTTGGGTTATAAAAACAGTTATAGAATGGTTTACACACAATCTGATTGGTTAAATGGATTGGTTATAGATAGATTTAATGATATAGCAACTCTTCAAATATTTAATTTTGGTATTGAAAAATATAGAGATGTTATTGCTGAAACACTGTCTGAATTGGGAATTGAGCATATATATGAGAAGAGTACTGGAAGAAATAGAAGGAGGGCAGGATTAAAAGATATTGAAGGATTTTTAAAAGGAAAAAAAGAGGAAACAGTAATTACTGAAGGAGAAGCAAAATTTAAAGTATATGTTAAACAACAAAAAACAGGATTTTTCTTAGATCAGAGGGAGAATAGGCTGTTGCTAGAGAGGTTTATTAAAGAGGGTTATAGGGTTTTAGACATATGCTGCTACACTGGAGGTTTCTCGGTTCATGCAGCTTTAAAAGGAGCTTATGTTGTGGGCGTAGATTTATCTAAAAAGGCCTTAGAGGTCGCTGAAGAGAATATGGAAATTAATAATATTCCAAAAGATAGATATGAGTTTATAGAAGGAAACGCATTTAAAGTTATGGAAGAGCTAATAGAAGATGGAGAAAAATTTGATGTTGTTATCCTTGATCCTCCTGCTTTTGCACAATCAAAAAAAGATTTAAAGAGTGCTTTAAGAGGATATCATATGTTAAATAGGTTTGGAGCTACTCTATCAAATAGATATTTAATAACATGCTCCTGTTCCCAGCCAGTTGAACCTGATGCTTTTAAAGCTCTTGTTATTGATGCATGTTTAAAGGCAAAGAAATGGGGAAAAATTATTATACAAGGTTCACAAGCCCCAGATCACCCTATAACATCAAAAGGTACAGAATATTTGAAATGTCTTTTCTTGAGAGTTGATGAAATATGA
- a CDS encoding type II secretion system F family protein encodes MNKYIRGFYYLFIKRNVLILRKLGKRINEIQFIFLLFILIIIFILLGSLLHLTSRSILLLIIVYFGAILHLPKILYENRIELLEKNIPKALYIMVISLESGRSIPEALQEVVKNNIKEVSDVFRKVLYLMENQKLTFEESISIVATIYDSKVLSMLSRIMIENKKYGGDLAESLKNLAKTLEDLQLYKRQLLSVTAQGLAIGFIILCGVMPAVGGLLGAYLLFITKSMGGMARTPPVSAEDIARGFEIIQLGTLMVGSLFSIPIYGFNIARMFLIAAITMTAGMGAYYIILKLAPSLFS; translated from the coding sequence ATGAACAAATATATTAGAGGGTTTTACTATTTATTTATAAAGAGAAATGTGTTAATTCTAAGAAAATTAGGTAAAAGAATTAATGAAATTCAATTTATTTTTCTACTATTTATATTAATAATAATTTTTATATTATTAGGTAGTTTGCTTCACTTAACTTCAAGGAGCATATTATTATTAATAATAGTATATTTTGGAGCTATATTACACTTACCAAAAATTCTATATGAAAATAGAATAGAATTATTAGAAAAGAATATTCCTAAAGCACTTTATATTATGGTAATATCATTAGAATCTGGTAGGTCTATACCAGAGGCTTTACAAGAAGTTGTTAAAAATAATATAAAAGAAGTTAGTGATGTTTTTAGAAAAGTTCTTTATCTTATGGAGAACCAAAAGCTGACTTTTGAGGAATCAATATCTATAGTGGCAACAATATATGACTCAAAAGTTCTTAGTATGTTATCAAGAATTATGATTGAAAATAAAAAATATGGAGGAGATTTGGCAGAATCTTTAAAAAACCTTGCTAAGACCTTAGAAGATCTCCAACTATATAAAAGACAGCTTTTAAGTGTTACTGCCCAGGGGCTTGCTATAGGTTTTATTATTTTATGTGGGGTTATGCCAGCTGTAGGGGGATTGTTAGGAGCTTATTTACTATTTATAACAAAAAGTATGGGTGGAATGGCAAGAACCCCTCCAGTATCAGCAGAAGATATTGCAAGAGGTTTTGAAATAATACAGTTAGGAACACTCATGGTAGGATCATTGTTTTCAATTCCAATATATGGGTTTAATATTGCAAGAATGTTTCTTATAGCGGCTATAACAATGACTGCTGGTATGGGGGCTTATTATATTATATTAAAATTAGCTCCATCCTTATTCTCTTAA